A stretch of Ammospiza caudacuta isolate bAmmCau1 chromosome 34, bAmmCau1.pri, whole genome shotgun sequence DNA encodes these proteins:
- the LOC131570325 gene encoding LOW QUALITY PROTEIN: Fc receptor-like protein 1 (The sequence of the model RefSeq protein was modified relative to this genomic sequence to represent the inferred CDS: inserted 2 bases in 1 codon; substituted 2 bases at 2 genomic stop codons) — protein MAGDTRMAGKVLLLLWAQTLGLTDWLVLQVLVQALLEGDXLRSQGWKESPITSVSFYREEKEMEVFPKGTELSLFPVQLNHSGNYHCRGQVEYWGWQESAPVTVNVHSVLLSGMSLSAQPPRGQVALGDSLVLSCAVATGTGPLYCSWLXEGSGALLGTGPHLELHHVGDNDSDQYRCCVRNGDRVAQGDTLNVTILDDSVCVPAVPMANATITPGALAHQVLAGDNMTLCCSVRVGSAPVTFTWLHNGQEVAQGPLLELRDIDVRHSGTYQCVATNQLGXERHCVFWALSRELVLELTPGSSWEESGITAVAVNVGRTLLFLLLLVAVIGDCHWWHHRAARKPQDRTPLEQGAVLNIHIMGTEDLQVTNKELLGPHEGQRDPCDCENVL, from the exons atggctggggacaccaggatggcCGGGAAGGTGTTGCTGCTCCTTTGGG cccagaccctcggCCTCACTG ACTGGCTGGTACTGCAGGTGCtggtgcaggcactgctggagggTGA ATTGCgctcccagggctggaaagAGAGCCCAATCACCTCGGTGTCCTTCTACCGTGAGGAGAAGGAAATGGAGGTGTTCCCCAAAGgaacagagctgtccctgttccctgtgcagctgaaCCACAGCGGCAACTACCACTGCCGGGGCCAGGTGGAGTACTGGGGGTGGCAAGAGTCAGCGCCAGTGACAGTGAACG TGCACA GTGTCCTACTCTCAGGGATGTCCCTGTCAGCACAACCCCCCAGGGGACAGGTGGCACTCGGGGAcagcctggtgctgagctgtgcagtggccaCGGGGACAGGTCCCCTGTActgctcctggctctgagaGGGCtcaggggcactgctgggcaccgGCCCCCACCTGGAGCTGCACCATGTTGGGGACAATGACAGCGACCAGTACAGGTGCTGTGTGAGAAATGGGGACAGAGTGGCCCAGGGTGACACCCTGAATGTCACCATCCTGGATGA CTCTGTCTGCGTCCCcgcagtgcccatggccaatgccaccatcacccctGGTGCTCTGGCACACCAGGTGCTTGCAGGTGACAACATgaccctgtgctgctcagtgcGGGTGGgttcagcccctgtcaccttcacctggctgcacaatgggcaggaggtggcccagggtcccctcctggagctcagggacatcgaTGTGAGACATTCTGGCACCTACCAGTGCgtggccaccaaccagctgggaTAGGAGAGGCATTGCGTGTTCTGGGCACTCAGCCGAGAGCTGGTCCTGGAGTTGACACCTGGCTCATCCTGGGAGGAATCAGGAATCACAG cagtggctgtgaatGTCGGCAGGaccctcctgttcctgctcctgcttgtGGCTGTAATCGGGGACTGTCACTGGTGGCACCACCGGG CTGCCAGGAAGCCCCAGGACAG gacccccctgGAGCAGGGGGCTGTGCTCAACATCCACATCATGGGCACTGAG GATCTACAAGTGACCAACAAGGAGCTGTTGGGACCCCACGAGGGACAGCGGGACCCCTGTGACTGCGAGAATGTGCTGTGA
- the LOC131570326 gene encoding LOW QUALITY PROTEIN: Fc receptor-like protein 3 (The sequence of the model RefSeq protein was modified relative to this genomic sequence to represent the inferred CDS: inserted 1 base in 1 codon; substituted 1 base at 1 genomic stop codon) yields the protein MAGKVALLLWAQTLGLAGAQTTQLLVEPPWRPAVLWDRVTLTCQGSGTAGATTWXKGPDHFTVTESGTYTCDRPNSGLGPPLYPAGQLVLHVPAQELLNGDMVTLSCLRWENMSVTEVHFYHGDKEVGRSLYGTEPSLSPLQLHHSGHYSCXGSVDSKVAPWPQSAPVTVTVHGVPPTGVSLSVQPIGGQVALRDSLVLSCAVAMGTGPLSFSWHRGGSGALLGTGPLLELHHVGDNDSGQYWCWVSNRDSGAESDTLNVTILVPMANATITPGPLSHQVRAGDNVTLCCSVQVGSAPVTFTWLHNGQEVAWGPLLELRDIDVGHSGTYQCVATNQLGQDGHSVLRVLTQELALEVTARIPWVTVAAGVGGAILFLLLLMGVIVAWHQWHREAARKPQERAPWIPHPPPPKEGEVLYIKVVVTKRAGVFPHANTLQDPQVTYTELRGPQGRLQEPGDIYGNVL from the exons atggccgggaaggtggcgctgctcctgtggg cccagaccctcggCCTCGCTG gtgcccagaccacccagctcctggtggagccCCCCTGGAGGCCGGCGGTGTTGTGGGACCGGGTGACCctgacctgccagggctcagggacCGCTGGTGCCACCACCT TAAAGGGACCTGACCACTTCACTGTCACCGAGAGTGGCACCTACACGTGTGACAGACCCAACAGTGGGCTTGGCCCCC CCCTTTATCCCGCAGGCCAACTAGTGCTGCATGTGCCGGCGCAGGAGCTGCTGAACGGGGACATGGTGACACTTAGCTGTCTGCGCTGGGAGAACATGTCAGTCACTGAGGTGCATTTCTACCATGGGGACAAGGAGGTGGGGAGGTCGCTGTATGGGACCgagccatccctgtcccctctgcagctgcaccacagcGGCCACTACAGCTGCTAGGGCTCAGTGGACTCCAAGGTGGCACCATGGCCACAGTCAGcaccagtgacagtgacagtgcacg GGGTCCCGCCCacaggggtgtccctgtcagTGCAGCCCATCGGGGGAcaggtggcactcagggactcactggtgctgagctgcgcagtggccatggggacaggtcccctgtccttctcctggcaccgggggggctcaggggcactgctgggcaccggccccctcctggagctgcaccaTGTTGGGGACAATGACAGTGGCCAGTACTGGTGCTGGGTAAGCAACAGGGACAGCGGGGCCGAGAGTGACACCCTGAATGTCACCATCCTGG tgcccatggccaatgccaccatcacccctggtcccctgtcacaccaggtgCGTGCAGGTGACAACGTGACgctgtgctgctcagtgcaggtgggctcagcccctgtcaccttcacctggctgcacaatgggcaggaggtggcctggggtcccctcctggagctcagggacatcgaTGTGGGACATTCAGGCACCTACCAGTGCgtggccaccaaccagctgggacaggacgggCACAGCGTGTTACGGGTACTCACCCAAGAGCTGGCCCTGGAGGTGACAGCACGCATACCCTGGGTCACAG TGGCCGCAGGGGTGGGTGGGGCCATTTTGtttctgctcctgctcatgGGTGTCATTGTGGCCTGGCACCAGTGGCACCGTGAGG ctgccaggaagCCACAGGAAAG GGCCCCCTGGatcccccaccccccccccccaaaggAGGGGGAGGTGCTGTACATCAAGGTCGTGGTCACCaagagggcagggg TGTTCCCCCATGCCAACAccctccaggatccccaggtgacCTACACAGAGCTGCGGGGACCCCAGGGGCGACTGCAGGAACCCGGTGACATCTACgggaatgtgctgtga